A stretch of the Jeotgalibacillus haloalkalitolerans genome encodes the following:
- a CDS encoding ABC transporter permease subunit gives MSVLFKKEMLEMVRSFKWIWMPLVFIALGIMQPLTSYYLPDILEEFGGLPEGAVFEIPLPGSEQVFAETLGQFSQIGVFVIVLALMGSLAGERSSGTAVMILAKPVSHASYFLAKWLAGTLIAFISYLAGAGAALYYIYLLFDPIAFQQLLLSSFFYLMWLIFTVTLVLFLSTFLKRSAAVAGAALVILILLALASSIFVEPMMWTPGHLLALSNLAIQSETLSGLWKAVITTIILCAVMIAGAIGYLKRREWVQG, from the coding sequence ATGAGCGTACTGTTTAAAAAAGAAATGCTTGAAATGGTCAGAAGCTTTAAGTGGATCTGGATGCCGCTTGTATTTATCGCGCTTGGCATCATGCAGCCGCTGACCAGCTATTATCTGCCTGATATTCTTGAAGAATTCGGCGGATTGCCGGAAGGCGCTGTATTTGAAATCCCGCTGCCAGGATCTGAGCAGGTATTTGCAGAAACGCTCGGACAGTTTTCGCAAATCGGTGTATTTGTCATTGTACTTGCACTGATGGGTTCTCTTGCAGGTGAACGGTCGAGCGGGACAGCTGTGATGATTCTGGCTAAGCCGGTCTCCCACGCAAGCTACTTTTTAGCTAAATGGCTTGCAGGTACACTCATTGCATTTATTTCCTATCTTGCAGGAGCGGGTGCCGCACTTTATTATATCTATTTATTATTTGACCCAATTGCTTTTCAGCAACTTTTGTTATCTTCGTTCTTTTATCTGATGTGGCTGATTTTCACTGTCACGCTCGTGCTGTTTTTAAGTACGTTTTTAAAAAGGAGTGCCGCGGTGGCAGGAGCTGCACTTGTTATTTTAATATTACTTGCACTGGCATCCTCTATTTTTGTAGAACCAATGATGTGGACGCCTGGTCACCTTCTGGCGCTGTCGAATCTTGCTATTCAGAGCGAAACACTTTCTGGACTATGGAAGGCAGTAATCACCACAATCATATTATGTGCAGTTATGATTGCCGGAGCGATCGGATACTTAAAAAGAAGAGAATGGGTGCAGGGATAA